One genomic region from Streptomyces sp. NBC_00582 encodes:
- a CDS encoding GH39 family glycosyl hydrolase, with protein MIRVPAEPSGRLPDAWRTCVGTGRIELALRRDYQDSLALLQRDIGFRHIRGHGVLSDGMGVHRPYDHGGTRHVHHSFTYVDQVIDAYLALGIRPFLELGFMPEELASGDQTVFWWRGHVTPPRSHREWADLVRATLRHLVDRYGLDEVRTWPIEVWNEPNLADFWQGADERAYHRLYEVTAHAVKEVDTGLQVGGPAISPGADDWLDRFAEFAAHREVPVDFVTKHAYTSGPAQHVPFGVHQTLAPATDLLDQFATPRDRLKGTRLAGLPVHITEFNSSYRPDNPVHDTAFHAAYLAPVLARGGDHVDSFSYWTFSDMFEEAGVPTALFHGGFGLLTHRQVRKPVYHLYAFMARMGADLLARGEDHLVTRHPDGRVTVLAWAPVDPTGETEGPEGHALRLSVPVPGRVPVTGGRGGGGGEGEVFVRRSTVDDERGNAYTAWRHMGSPRSPRRDQLDVLHEAAEPARTHRRLPVRDGRTDLHLTLARHEVTLVELTPVTDETPPWWDETRLLGREPS; from the coding sequence GTGATCCGCGTCCCCGCCGAGCCCTCCGGCCGGCTCCCCGACGCCTGGCGGACCTGCGTCGGCACCGGTCGCATCGAACTCGCCCTGCGCCGCGACTACCAGGACTCCCTCGCCCTCCTCCAGCGCGACATCGGCTTCCGGCACATCCGCGGCCACGGCGTGCTCAGCGACGGCATGGGCGTCCACCGCCCCTACGACCACGGCGGCACCCGGCACGTCCATCACTCCTTCACCTACGTCGACCAGGTGATCGACGCCTATCTCGCGCTCGGCATCCGCCCCTTCCTCGAACTGGGCTTCATGCCCGAGGAGTTGGCCTCCGGTGACCAGACGGTCTTCTGGTGGCGCGGCCATGTCACCCCGCCCCGTTCCCACCGGGAGTGGGCCGATCTGGTCCGTGCCACCCTGCGCCACCTCGTGGACCGCTACGGCCTCGACGAGGTGCGCACCTGGCCCATCGAGGTGTGGAACGAGCCCAACCTGGCCGACTTCTGGCAGGGCGCCGACGAGCGGGCGTACCACCGGCTCTACGAGGTGACGGCGCACGCCGTGAAGGAGGTCGACACCGGGCTCCAGGTCGGCGGCCCCGCGATCTCCCCGGGCGCCGACGACTGGCTGGACCGCTTCGCCGAGTTCGCCGCGCACCGCGAGGTGCCCGTCGACTTCGTCACCAAACACGCCTACACCTCCGGCCCCGCCCAGCACGTGCCGTTCGGCGTCCACCAGACCCTGGCCCCGGCGACCGACCTGCTCGACCAGTTCGCCACGCCCCGCGACCGCCTCAAGGGCACCCGGCTGGCCGGCCTCCCCGTGCACATCACGGAGTTCAACTCCTCCTACCGCCCCGACAACCCCGTCCACGACACGGCCTTCCACGCCGCCTATCTGGCCCCCGTGCTGGCTCGGGGCGGCGACCACGTCGACTCGTTCTCCTACTGGACCTTCAGCGACATGTTCGAGGAGGCCGGCGTCCCCACCGCCCTCTTCCACGGCGGCTTCGGCCTGCTCACCCACCGGCAGGTCCGCAAACCCGTCTACCACCTGTACGCGTTCATGGCCCGCATGGGCGCCGATCTGCTGGCCCGGGGCGAGGACCATCTCGTCACCCGGCACCCCGACGGCCGGGTCACCGTCCTCGCCTGGGCACCGGTCGACCCGACCGGTGAGACGGAGGGGCCCGAGGGACACGCCCTGCGGCTGTCGGTGCCGGTGCCGGGGCGGGTGCCCGTGACGGGAGGCCGGGGCGGGGGCGGGGGCGAGGGCGAGGTATTCGTTCGCCGGTCGACCGTAGACGATGAACGGGGTAACGCATACACGGCCTGGCGTCACATGGGCAGCCCCCGCTCACCGCGCCGCGACCAGCTGGACGTCCTGCACGAGGCCGCCGAGCCCGCCCGCACCCACCGGCGCCTCCCCGTCCGCGACGGCCGCACCGACCTGCACCTGACCCTGGCCCGTCACGAGGTCACCCTCGTGGAACTGACCCCGGTCACCGACGAGACCCCACCGTGGTGGGACGAGACACGGCTGCTGGGCCGGGAGCCGTCATGA
- a CDS encoding carbohydrate ABC transporter permease → MSPTRRESRSYRVFRGVNAVILTLVVVVTLYPFLNIVARSLSGERQIRAGEVTLWPKGFNLTTYDIVFHDETFWRNYGNTVLYTVVSTVLAMILTTCYAYVLSKKHLKGRGVLVGVAVFTMFFSGGLIPNYVLVTSLGLKNSVWAIALPNAISVFNLLVMKAFFEGLPTELEEAAAIDGLTTYGILLRIVLPLSKAVIATMVLFYSVSFWNSWFSAYLYMDRTELMPVTVYLRNMIAGATTGGNAGAATEQLSQVGANIQAVTIVLTSLPILCVYPFVQRYFVSGVTLGAVKG, encoded by the coding sequence GTGAGCCCGACGCGGCGGGAGAGCCGCTCCTACCGGGTCTTCCGGGGCGTCAACGCGGTGATCCTCACGCTGGTCGTGGTGGTGACCCTGTACCCGTTCCTCAACATCGTCGCCCGTTCCCTCAGCGGCGAACGCCAGATCCGCGCCGGTGAAGTGACGCTGTGGCCCAAGGGGTTCAACCTCACCACGTACGACATCGTGTTCCACGACGAGACGTTCTGGCGGAACTACGGCAACACCGTGCTCTACACGGTCGTGTCGACCGTCCTCGCCATGATCCTGACGACCTGTTACGCGTACGTCCTGTCGAAGAAGCACCTCAAGGGGCGGGGAGTCCTCGTCGGTGTCGCCGTGTTCACCATGTTCTTCAGCGGCGGCCTCATCCCGAACTACGTCCTGGTCACCAGCCTCGGCCTGAAGAACTCCGTGTGGGCGATCGCCCTGCCCAACGCGATCAGCGTCTTCAACCTGCTGGTGATGAAGGCCTTCTTCGAGGGGCTGCCCACCGAACTGGAGGAGGCCGCCGCGATCGACGGGCTGACCACCTACGGCATCCTGCTGCGGATCGTGCTGCCGCTGTCCAAGGCGGTCATCGCGACGATGGTGCTCTTCTACTCGGTGTCCTTCTGGAACTCCTGGTTCTCGGCCTATCTCTACATGGACCGCACCGAGCTCATGCCGGTCACCGTCTATCTGCGCAACATGATCGCGGGCGCCACCACCGGTGGCAACGCCGGCGCCGCGACCGAGCAGCTCAGCCAGGTCGGGGCGAACATCCAGGCGGTCACGATCGTGCTCACCTCGCTGCCCATCCTCTGCGTGTACCCGTTCGTCCAGCGCTACTTCGTCTCCGGCGTGACGCTCGGCGCCGTCAAGGGCTGA
- a CDS encoding acetylxylan esterase, with protein MSAFDLPPSELESYRFLPEEPADFDAFWQHTLKEAAQDDALVSADPVETGLVLTTTWDVTFRGFAGDPVRAWYSRPAGVLDPLPAVVEYAGYGRGRGLPHERLTWVNAGYAHLLMDNRGQGDQYGNGGATPDPHAQAPGGPGPAVRGLRAPRDYHYRRLITDAVRAVTALRALPGVDPGRIAAVGNSQGGGLALAVAGLVPDLAAVVVTAPLLCGIRRALDLTDAGPYGEIAAYLAVHRGAEQGAYRTLAYVEGVSFARRAQAPAHFGTGLRDTVCPPSGAYAAFNRYGELSGVDPRKEMHAYPFNGHEGGDAVQVRRQLDWLGEVLELSGSRG; from the coding sequence GTGTCCGCGTTCGACCTGCCGCCGAGCGAGCTGGAGAGCTACCGGTTCCTGCCCGAGGAGCCCGCCGACTTCGACGCGTTCTGGCAGCACACCCTGAAGGAGGCCGCGCAGGACGACGCGTTGGTGTCGGCCGACCCGGTCGAGACCGGCCTCGTGCTGACCACGACCTGGGACGTGACGTTCCGGGGCTTCGCCGGGGACCCGGTCCGTGCCTGGTACTCCCGTCCGGCCGGGGTCCTCGACCCGCTGCCCGCGGTCGTCGAGTACGCCGGCTACGGCCGCGGCCGCGGCCTCCCCCACGAACGCCTGACCTGGGTGAACGCCGGATACGCACATCTGCTGATGGACAACCGCGGCCAGGGCGACCAGTACGGCAACGGCGGCGCCACACCCGACCCGCACGCCCAGGCGCCCGGCGGCCCCGGCCCGGCCGTCCGGGGCCTGCGCGCCCCGCGGGATTACCACTACCGCCGGCTGATCACGGACGCCGTGCGGGCGGTGACGGCCCTGCGCGCGCTGCCCGGCGTGGACCCCGGCCGGATCGCGGCCGTCGGCAACAGTCAGGGCGGCGGTCTCGCCCTCGCCGTGGCGGGTCTGGTCCCGGACCTCGCCGCCGTCGTGGTCACGGCCCCACTGCTGTGCGGCATCCGCCGCGCCCTGGACCTCACCGACGCGGGGCCCTACGGCGAGATCGCCGCGTACCTCGCGGTGCACCGCGGCGCCGAACAGGGCGCCTACCGCACCCTCGCCTACGTGGAAGGCGTGTCCTTCGCCCGCCGCGCCCAGGCCCCGGCCCACTTCGGTACGGGGCTGCGGGACACGGTGTGCCCGCCGAGCGGGGCGTACGCCGCCTTCAACCGCTACGGCGAGCTCTCCGGCGTGGACCCCCGCAAGGAGATGCACGCCTACCCGTTCAACGGGCACGAGGGCGGCGACGCGGTCCAGGTGCGGCGCCAACTCGACTGGTTGGGCGAGGTGTTGGAGCTCAGCGGGTCGCGAGGGTGA
- a CDS encoding ABC transporter permease — MSTSTTPAPPPGTQDPPRASVRPAPSPARPGWRRALRRDWRLYSLAVLPLLFFLVFRYLPMIGNVIAFRRFEPGGSILGEQWVGLRYVRMFLTDPTFWQVFRNTLWLGALTLLFCFPVPIVLALLLNEVRRRSLKRFVQSVSYLPHFLSIVIVAGITLQMLAVDGPVNHVLGWFGHDPIRFVQEPGWFRTIYVGSEIWQTAGWGTILYLAALTTIDEDLYEAARIDGANRWQQIWHVTLPGIRPTMITLLILNIGTFMAVGFEKILLLYNALTYPTADVVSTYLYRAGVESNSFSYAAAIGLFEAVIGLVLVTSANQLSRRTVGTSLW; from the coding sequence ATGAGCACCTCCACCACACCGGCCCCACCGCCCGGCACCCAGGACCCGCCCCGGGCGTCCGTCCGCCCCGCCCCTTCGCCCGCGCGTCCCGGCTGGCGCAGAGCGCTGCGCCGGGACTGGCGGCTGTATTCGCTGGCCGTGCTGCCGCTGCTGTTCTTCCTGGTCTTCCGCTATCTGCCGATGATCGGCAACGTCATCGCGTTCCGCCGGTTCGAGCCGGGCGGTTCGATCCTGGGGGAGCAGTGGGTGGGGCTGCGCTATGTGCGGATGTTCCTGACCGACCCCACCTTCTGGCAGGTCTTCCGCAACACCCTGTGGCTGGGCGCGTTGACGCTCCTCTTCTGCTTCCCGGTCCCGATCGTGCTGGCGCTGCTGCTCAACGAGGTCCGCCGACGCTCGCTGAAACGGTTCGTGCAGTCGGTGTCGTATCTGCCGCACTTCCTGTCGATCGTGATCGTCGCCGGCATCACCCTGCAGATGCTCGCCGTGGACGGCCCGGTCAACCATGTCCTCGGCTGGTTCGGCCACGACCCGATCCGGTTCGTCCAGGAACCCGGCTGGTTCCGCACGATCTACGTCGGCTCGGAGATCTGGCAGACCGCCGGCTGGGGCACGATCCTCTACCTCGCCGCGCTCACCACGATCGACGAGGACCTCTACGAGGCCGCCCGTATCGACGGCGCCAACCGCTGGCAGCAGATCTGGCACGTCACGCTGCCCGGCATCCGCCCCACCATGATCACCCTGCTGATTCTCAACATCGGCACCTTCATGGCGGTCGGCTTCGAGAAGATCCTGCTGCTGTACAACGCCCTGACCTACCCGACGGCCGACGTGGTCTCCACCTACCTCTACCGCGCAGGCGTGGAGTCCAACAGCTTCAGCTACGCCGCCGCGATCGGCCTGTTCGAGGCGGTCATCGGCCTGGTGCTGGTCACCTCCGCGAACCAGCTCTCGCGCCGCACCGTGGGGACGAGCCTGTGGTGA
- a CDS encoding ABC transporter substrate-binding protein, with amino-acid sequence MKNADQLSRRQILAAAGFIGLATLTGCGSGDDGGDSKDLSKKQNGAMKRYRVGEQFKAAKPLSFAVLHNNNPTYPLKDDWLFWKELTRRTGVTLKPIAVPLADYEKKRSVLIGAGDAPFLIPKTYHPSEVAFVSSGAILPVGDYVHLMPNFRDKVKRWKLEPEIDSIRQADGKYYLLPGLHEKVKSGYSLSLRTDVLEKLGLALPTTWDEVYEVFRAIRAEYPDRYPLSDRWSINTPYPAAALTSYLGQAHGVRAGWTYDNISWDATKDAFVFTGASDGYRQMVEYLRKLVAEKLMDPESFTQTDDDAVQKLLGEKSFAISANPQELVQNYRYNLAKQVEGATIEMVPVPLGPAGPVVMGGARLENGVMISSKALKSDTFVAMMQFVDWLWYSDEGQRFAKWGVPGTTYTSSGSTYTLKPGISLMGSDPDAPKDLQKDYGFFNGVFTYGGSWALVSSSFGPDEKKFQDAMAQREQLPIGPAHPLQSVEQEQATLWDTPLRDHVVQNTLKFALGKRPLSEWDSYVAELKAKNMDRLVDLHNKARDRFRKDNG; translated from the coding sequence GTGAAGAACGCAGATCAGCTGTCACGTCGTCAGATCCTGGCGGCCGCCGGGTTCATCGGCCTCGCCACGCTCACCGGCTGCGGCAGCGGCGACGACGGAGGGGACTCCAAGGACCTCTCCAAGAAGCAGAACGGCGCGATGAAGCGGTACCGCGTCGGCGAGCAGTTCAAGGCGGCGAAACCGCTGTCCTTCGCGGTGCTGCACAACAACAACCCCACCTACCCCCTGAAGGACGACTGGTTGTTCTGGAAGGAACTCACCCGGAGAACCGGCGTCACCCTGAAGCCGATCGCGGTCCCGCTGGCCGACTACGAGAAGAAGCGCAGCGTCCTCATCGGCGCCGGCGACGCACCCTTCCTCATCCCCAAGACCTACCACCCCTCCGAGGTCGCCTTCGTGTCGTCGGGCGCGATCCTCCCGGTCGGCGACTACGTGCACCTCATGCCCAACTTCCGGGACAAGGTGAAGCGGTGGAAGCTGGAGCCGGAGATCGACTCCATCCGCCAGGCCGACGGCAAGTACTACCTCCTGCCCGGGCTGCACGAGAAGGTCAAGTCGGGCTACTCGCTGTCGCTGCGCACCGACGTCCTGGAGAAACTCGGCCTGGCCCTGCCCACCACCTGGGACGAGGTGTACGAGGTCTTCAGGGCCATCCGCGCCGAGTACCCCGACCGCTATCCGCTCTCCGACCGCTGGAGCATCAACACCCCCTACCCCGCAGCCGCGTTGACGAGTTATCTCGGCCAGGCACACGGCGTCCGGGCGGGCTGGACCTACGACAACATCAGCTGGGACGCGACCAAGGACGCCTTCGTCTTCACCGGCGCCTCGGACGGCTACCGCCAGATGGTCGAGTACCTGAGGAAGCTGGTCGCCGAGAAGCTGATGGACCCCGAGAGCTTCACCCAGACCGACGACGACGCCGTGCAGAAGCTGCTCGGCGAGAAGTCCTTCGCGATCAGCGCCAATCCACAGGAGCTGGTCCAGAACTACCGCTACAACCTGGCGAAACAGGTCGAGGGCGCCACGATCGAGATGGTGCCGGTGCCGCTCGGACCGGCCGGCCCGGTGGTGATGGGCGGAGCCCGGCTGGAGAACGGCGTCATGATCTCCAGCAAGGCCCTCAAGAGCGACACCTTCGTCGCGATGATGCAGTTCGTGGACTGGCTCTGGTACTCGGACGAGGGCCAGCGGTTCGCCAAGTGGGGTGTGCCGGGCACGACGTACACCTCCTCGGGCTCCACGTACACCCTGAAGCCCGGCATCAGCCTGATGGGCTCCGACCCGGACGCCCCGAAGGACCTCCAGAAGGACTACGGCTTCTTCAACGGCGTCTTCACCTACGGCGGGAGCTGGGCGCTCGTCTCCTCCTCCTTCGGCCCCGACGAGAAGAAGTTCCAGGACGCCATGGCGCAGCGCGAACAACTGCCCATCGGCCCCGCCCACCCGCTCCAGTCGGTCGAACAGGAACAGGCCACCCTCTGGGACACCCCGCTGCGCGACCACGTCGTCCAGAACACCCTCAAGTTCGCCCTCGGCAAGCGCCCGCTGTCCGAATGGGACTCCTACGTCGCCGAGTTGAAGGCCAAGAACATGGACCGGCTCGTCGACCTGCACAACAAGGCACGCGACCGCTTCCGGAAGGACAACGGGTGA